DNA from Parageobacillus thermoglucosidasius:
TCGGACAAATGGTCTTTTGCGGCCGCGGCAAGCGCTTGGCTATTCGTCCGCTTCGCTAACCGCGCATTAAAAGAATATACGGCTAACATGGCAAAGGCGGAGACAATAGCGACAAACGCGGCAAGCGGTTCAGGAGCACTTTCGGCTCCGGAATGAAAAAGGGAAGAAATCCCCTCAATGATCACATCTATGCCGATTGACATCATCATGAATGCCGCTACTAGCGACGAAATATTTTCTGCCCGCGAATGGCCATACGGATGATTGTGATCACGCGGTTTTTTCGCAATTTTAATTCCGATGAGAATCGCAACAGAAGCAATAATATCGCTAAAATTATTCCATCCGTCTGCCTTGACGCCGTCAGAATGAGCAACGGAGCCGACGATCAGTTTGCTTATCGCTAATATGATATAACTTATGATACTGATCCAAGCCCC
Protein-coding regions in this window:
- a CDS encoding cation diffusion facilitator family transporter; protein product: MVKYVEKKWEAELGAWISIISYIILAISKLIVGSVAHSDGVKADGWNNFSDIIASVAILIGIKIAKKPRDHNHPYGHSRAENISSLVAAFMMMSIGIDVIIEGISSLFHSGAESAPEPLAAFVAIVSAFAMLAVYSFNARLAKRTNSQALAAAAKDHLSDALVSIGTVVGIAGAQVHLLWLDPLVAVLIGGMICKTAWGVFMETSHALTDGFDEHILTTYKHEIATVDGVKNVADIKARMLGNYVILEVTIHVDPHLTVVKSHEIADEVERLMKQHHNIAATHVHIEPERIP